One stretch of Lachnospiraceae bacterium oral taxon 096 DNA includes these proteins:
- a CDS encoding TPM domain-containing protein codes for MKEKRKLICSIVIFLMAVFFRFLLPVYADDAVNMGVYDDADLFSAAQEADIGEEIQKVILQTGFDVAVVTTNNAQGKSAQRYADYFYTTKKIGKGDKKSGVLFLIDMDNREIYFYTKGDAMRYFSDERQKKIVDNAYSDVKAQQYARCAQSAIADVSYYYSQGTVKKQYFVFGDSFLESGILTKQEGLISLVVALFPAFFYRRKVKKGYSMVAQAQKSKQQALTYAAGAGFSFLNQPPRLIDTRVSRHYSPRSRSSSSGSSSGRTTTHRSSGGGRYSGTGRKF; via the coding sequence ATGAAAGAAAAAAGGAAGCTGATTTGCTCTATAGTTATCTTTTTGATGGCTGTCTTTTTTAGGTTTTTGCTCCCTGTCTATGCGGATGATGCAGTAAATATGGGCGTCTATGACGATGCAGATTTATTTAGTGCTGCCCAAGAAGCTGATATTGGAGAGGAAATCCAAAAGGTGATTCTACAGACGGGATTTGATGTTGCCGTAGTGACGACAAATAATGCACAGGGAAAAAGTGCCCAAAGGTATGCCGACTACTTTTATACAACGAAAAAAATAGGCAAGGGAGATAAAAAATCAGGAGTATTATTTCTTATAGATATGGACAATCGAGAGATATACTTTTATACTAAAGGTGACGCCATGCGGTATTTTTCGGATGAACGCCAAAAGAAAATTGTTGACAATGCGTACAGTGATGTAAAAGCACAGCAATATGCAAGGTGTGCCCAATCTGCAATTGCCGATGTATCCTATTACTACAGTCAAGGAACAGTGAAAAAGCAATATTTTGTTTTTGGAGATTCTTTCTTAGAAAGTGGTATTTTGACCAAACAAGAGGGGCTAATATCGCTTGTGGTAGCTTTATTTCCAGCATTCTTTTATCGAAGGAAAGTAAAAAAGGGGTATTCAATGGTGGCACAGGCACAAAAATCAAAGCAACAGGCGTTGACTTATGCAGCAGGTGCAGGATTTTCGTTTCTCAATCAACCACCTCGCCTCATTGATACGAGAGTGAGTCGCCACTATTCACCAAGAAGTAGAAGTAGTAGTTCAGGTAGTAGCAGTGGCCGAACGACGACACATAGAAGTTCAGGTGGTGGAAGATATAGTGGAACGGGCAGAAAATTTTAA
- a CDS encoding TFIIB-type zinc ribbon-containing protein gives MSTIAYKCPNCGGELSFDPDLQGYHCIYCDSNFTQEELMRRLGNQQEVHQETFSSTIARDYYCPNCGAEIVTDENTVASFCYYCQAPVIMRDRVEGRFAPDYVLPFQISRKKAQDIFSNWIKKKRFVPRSFYSKDQIEKMTGVYFPFLLYNATVHADIDAVGTKRTTRRSGDYQEVTERLYQITDSGDMSIENLSKIALSKTNKILVEGVQPFDFSKKEPFASSYLSGFFAEKKDMERENLQDAVYQEVQNYARRKIDGNYAQYSRIDYNQKDIRINQEEWKYALLPVWTITYNDRNKNKIYYFSINGQNGRVIGDLPIDQKKLWFTTIMTGVLVFAIFCLIFYFLL, from the coding sequence ATGTCAACCATAGCATATAAATGTCCAAATTGTGGGGGAGAACTCTCTTTTGATCCTGATTTGCAGGGGTATCATTGTATTTATTGCGATTCCAATTTTACTCAAGAAGAATTGATGAGGCGATTGGGAAATCAACAAGAAGTTCATCAAGAGACTTTTTCATCAACCATAGCTAGGGATTACTATTGTCCCAATTGTGGCGCAGAAATTGTGACGGATGAAAATACAGTGGCTTCTTTTTGCTACTATTGTCAGGCCCCGGTGATTATGAGGGACAGAGTGGAGGGAAGATTTGCCCCTGACTATGTTTTGCCCTTTCAGATCAGCAGAAAAAAGGCACAGGATATTTTTTCAAATTGGATTAAGAAAAAGCGATTTGTGCCGAGAAGTTTTTACTCAAAAGATCAGATTGAAAAGATGACAGGAGTGTATTTTCCATTTCTTCTCTACAATGCTACAGTTCATGCTGATATTGATGCCGTCGGAACAAAGAGAACGACAAGAAGAAGTGGAGATTATCAAGAGGTCACCGAGCGACTCTATCAAATTACAGATTCAGGAGATATGAGTATAGAAAATCTATCAAAGATTGCACTGTCAAAGACAAATAAAATTTTGGTGGAGGGAGTACAACCCTTTGATTTTTCAAAGAAAGAGCCTTTTGCAAGTAGCTATCTATCAGGCTTTTTTGCAGAGAAAAAGGATATGGAGCGAGAAAACTTACAGGATGCAGTGTATCAGGAAGTACAAAACTATGCTAGGAGAAAAATTGATGGAAATTATGCCCAGTATAGTAGAATAGATTACAATCAAAAGGATATTCGCATCAATCAAGAGGAATGGAAATATGCCCTACTTCCTGTTTGGACCATCACCTACAATGACAGGAACAAGAATAAAATTTATTATTTTTCTATTAATGGTCAGAATGGTCGAGTGATTGGAGATTTGCCCATTGATCAGAAAAAATTGTGGTTCACTACCATAATGACAGGTGTTTTGGTTTTTGCAATTTTTTGTTTGATATTTTATTTTCTGCTCTAG
- a CDS encoding SPFH domain-containing protein, with protein sequence MGLIRAAVGAVTSTLNDAYLEIIEARDMDGQTLFVVGENVKGGQNKKATPGVITQGSLIRVGVNQAMLFCENGKILDFCCEPGSYTVDKSSAPSFFSGDLSGDRLSKTLEEIADRFRYGGISSLKGGQFAYFINLQEIMGIPFGTPQPVQYYDRFYDADLSITARGRFSVRITDPILFFANVVPKNVHRFTFQDMREQFISEFMQCFGAAINQYAADGEDIRFLQSKANVLSKYMQEALDESWKQRCGIEIVKVGIEGMGYDEATKAFIQTRNEGAALKDANIREGYRQKSVADAFKAAANNSAGAMTGLSGMFTVMNGAAMYTNQDAQNNLQQIQAQQAQQGKKPEGTWYCPECGTQNTGKFCSECGAKAPVSTGWICPKCGAQNTGKFCSECGAPRS encoded by the coding sequence ATGGGATTGATTAGAGCGGCCGTGGGCGCTGTGACATCAACATTAAATGATGCCTATTTAGAGATTATTGAGGCAAGGGATATGGACGGTCAGACTCTCTTTGTTGTAGGAGAAAATGTCAAGGGAGGACAAAACAAGAAGGCAACACCAGGAGTGATTACACAGGGATCTTTAATTCGTGTGGGAGTTAATCAGGCCATGCTTTTTTGTGAAAATGGAAAGATTCTAGATTTTTGCTGTGAACCAGGCAGTTATACAGTCGATAAGTCCTCGGCACCATCTTTCTTTTCGGGAGATTTGTCAGGAGATCGTCTATCAAAGACATTGGAAGAGATTGCGGATCGATTTCGCTATGGTGGAATAAGTAGCCTAAAAGGTGGACAATTTGCTTATTTTATTAATTTACAAGAAATTATGGGAATTCCCTTTGGAACTCCACAGCCAGTGCAATATTATGATCGTTTTTATGATGCTGACTTAAGCATTACAGCAAGAGGAAGATTTTCTGTGCGCATCACAGATCCAATTCTCTTTTTTGCCAATGTGGTGCCTAAAAATGTTCATCGATTTACTTTTCAGGATATGAGGGAGCAATTTATTAGTGAATTTATGCAATGTTTTGGTGCAGCCATCAATCAATATGCTGCTGATGGCGAAGATATTCGATTTTTGCAAAGCAAGGCCAATGTGTTAAGTAAGTATATGCAGGAGGCATTGGATGAAAGTTGGAAGCAAAGGTGTGGCATTGAGATTGTCAAAGTTGGCATCGAGGGAATGGGCTATGATGAGGCGACAAAGGCATTCATTCAGACAAGAAATGAAGGTGCCGCATTAAAGGATGCAAATATCAGAGAGGGGTATCGTCAAAAGAGTGTGGCCGATGCCTTTAAGGCAGCAGCAAATAATTCGGCTGGAGCAATGACAGGACTTAGTGGAATGTTTACTGTAATGAATGGTGCGGCGATGTATACCAATCAGGATGCCCAAAATAATCTCCAGCAGATACAGGCCCAGCAGGCTCAACAGGGAAAAAAGCCAGAGGGAACTTGGTATTGTCCAGAGTGTGGAACACAAAATACAGGAAAGTTTTGTTCGGAATGTGGGGCAAAGGCACCCGTGAGCACGGGCTGGATTTGTCCAAAGTGTGGAGCACAAAATACAGGAAAGTTTTGTTCGGAGTGTGGAGCACCAAGGTCATAG
- a CDS encoding ABC transporter ATP-binding protein, with amino-acid sequence MLKIQNLYKSYGSFEAISGLNFNVNPGALYGIVGPNGAGKTTLIRIIMGLLEKDSGEIFIDGELVKKRDRSVYRKFGYVPDYFGFYEDLTVWEYMVFFAEAFHMDGLMMRRRNMELLERVGLEKKADVMVDTLSRGMQQRLSFARALIHDPKFVLMDEPASGLDPRTRYEFKELVRELGEEGKTILISSHILTELSEICTDIGIMESGRMVASGTISDILHRVEQSNPICIEILDAMSTAMAIFKEDPHVTAVTQDGHKFEVQFDGDKINAAELLQKLIAFEVPVTSFVREPGTLETFFMQMTDHKKGRVVLSNDYESNI; translated from the coding sequence ATGTTAAAAATTCAAAATTTATATAAAAGCTATGGAAGTTTTGAAGCAATTAGTGGATTGAACTTCAATGTAAATCCTGGAGCACTCTATGGCATTGTCGGCCCAAATGGTGCTGGAAAGACAACATTGATTCGGATTATTATGGGCTTACTTGAAAAGGACAGCGGGGAGATTTTTATTGATGGGGAATTGGTAAAAAAGAGGGATCGCTCGGTGTATAGAAAGTTTGGCTATGTTCCTGACTATTTTGGATTTTATGAAGATTTGACGGTGTGGGAATATATGGTCTTTTTTGCAGAAGCCTTTCATATGGATGGGCTAATGATGCGAAGGAGAAATATGGAATTGTTAGAGCGAGTGGGGCTAGAAAAAAAGGCCGATGTGATGGTTGACACACTCTCTAGAGGAATGCAACAGAGGCTTAGCTTTGCAAGGGCATTGATTCATGATCCAAAATTTGTTCTTATGGATGAGCCTGCCAGTGGATTAGATCCAAGAACAAGATACGAATTTAAGGAATTGGTCAGAGAGCTTGGCGAGGAGGGGAAGACCATATTGATTAGCTCTCATATTCTTACCGAGTTGTCCGAGATTTGTACGGACATTGGAATTATGGAGAGTGGAAGGATGGTTGCCAGTGGAACAATTTCAGATATTTTGCACCGTGTTGAGCAATCAAATCCCATCTGTATTGAGATTTTGGATGCTATGAGCACGGCAATGGCCATTTTTAAAGAAGATCCCCATGTGACAGCTGTCACACAGGATGGGCATAAATTTGAAGTGCAGTTTGACGGAGATAAAATTAATGCTGCAGAATTATTACAAAAATTGATTGCTTTTGAAGTGCCAGTGACGAGTTTTGTCCGTGAACCAGGGACATTGGAAACCTTTTTTATGCAAATGACGGATCACAAAAAGGGAAGGGTGGTGCTCAGCAATGATTATGAATCCAATATATAA
- a CDS encoding HAMP domain-containing histidine kinase, with translation MKNSGENKFQTKVLINVLYSLVITCLVEFFLVNNVTAITKFYAETLSPNSKALGFVYTETIVVLLFVFLGIGLFSALFFWLTKRELTYIDHISSAITRISTGDLQTKLEIVGDDEFSAMAEKINTMVDEINALMEKERYAEKTKNELITNVAHDLRTPLTSIIGYLELLNRSENLPAQMRQNYLQIVYQKARRLQQLIEDLFGFTKLNYGKMAMNVGKMDIVKLLAQLMDEFYPNFMEKGLAFSLKSSVDAQVIVADSNLLARLFDNLINNAIKYGADGKRIDVRIDVDGDYVIVQVINYGKVIPADELPLIFDKFYRVEQSHSTNTGGTGLGLAIAQNIVQMHGGEISVRSDMHGTAFIVKLQIDFDITKENFQNA, from the coding sequence TTGAAAAATAGTGGAGAAAACAAATTTCAAACAAAGGTGTTGATCAATGTTTTATATAGCCTTGTGATTACCTGTTTGGTGGAGTTTTTCTTGGTCAATAATGTGACAGCCATTACAAAATTTTATGCAGAAACACTTTCACCAAATAGTAAAGCTTTGGGCTTTGTCTATACAGAAACGATTGTGGTTCTGCTTTTTGTATTTTTGGGCATTGGTCTGTTTAGTGCTCTGTTTTTTTGGTTGACCAAGAGAGAGCTCACCTACATTGATCATATTTCGTCAGCCATTACAAGAATTTCTACAGGAGATTTACAGACGAAGTTAGAAATTGTTGGGGATGACGAGTTCTCGGCGATGGCGGAAAAGATTAACACAATGGTGGATGAAATCAATGCGTTGATGGAGAAAGAAAGGTATGCAGAAAAGACAAAGAATGAGTTGATTACAAATGTGGCTCATGATTTGAGAACACCATTGACTTCAATTATTGGTTATCTTGAATTATTGAATCGCTCGGAGAACTTGCCAGCACAGATGAGACAAAATTATCTTCAAATCGTCTATCAAAAGGCGAGGCGACTGCAACAGCTAATTGAGGATCTCTTTGGTTTTACAAAGCTCAACTACGGAAAAATGGCAATGAATGTGGGGAAGATGGATATTGTAAAATTGCTTGCTCAACTCATGGATGAATTTTATCCTAATTTTATGGAAAAGGGATTGGCATTTTCTCTAAAGAGTAGTGTGGATGCTCAGGTGATTGTGGCAGACTCCAATCTTCTGGCAAGACTATTTGACAATTTAATCAACAATGCAATTAAGTACGGTGCGGATGGAAAGCGGATTGATGTGCGCATTGATGTAGATGGAGATTATGTCATCGTTCAAGTGATTAATTATGGAAAGGTAATTCCTGCAGATGAACTTCCACTGATATTTGATAAGTTTTATCGCGTGGAGCAATCTCATTCGACAAATACAGGGGGAACAGGGCTTGGACTGGCCATTGCACAAAATATTGTGCAAATGCATGGTGGAGAAATTAGCGTGCGCAGTGATATGCATGGCACGGCATTTATTGTAAAACTACAAATTGATTTTGATATAACAAAGGAAAATTTTCAAAATGCATAA
- a CDS encoding response regulator transcription factor produces MGQINILVVDDEKEIADLVEIYMVSDGYRVFKANNAEDGLDILEHEDIHLALLDIMMPGMNGLDMCKKIRETKNIPIIMLSAKSTDLDKIFGLGNGADDYVTKPFNPLELTARVKSQLRRYTQFNPNSMITDSAPNEINIKGLSINKDNHKVVVYGENIKLTPIEFDILYLLASNAGKVFSTDEIFEKVWNEKVYEANNTVMVHIRRLRGKMKEDERQEKIITTVWGVGYKIEK; encoded by the coding sequence ATGGGACAGATTAATATTTTGGTTGTTGATGATGAAAAGGAAATTGCTGACCTTGTAGAAATTTATATGGTCAGCGATGGATATCGAGTGTTTAAGGCAAATAATGCCGAGGACGGATTGGATATTTTGGAACATGAGGATATTCATCTTGCACTTCTTGACATTATGATGCCAGGAATGAATGGACTTGATATGTGCAAAAAGATTCGCGAGACAAAAAATATTCCAATTATTATGCTCAGTGCAAAGAGCACCGATTTGGATAAAATTTTTGGACTAGGAAATGGGGCGGATGACTATGTGACCAAACCATTTAATCCACTGGAATTGACAGCGAGGGTAAAATCACAACTTCGTCGCTATACGCAGTTTAATCCCAACAGTATGATTACCGACAGTGCACCCAATGAGATTAACATTAAGGGATTGAGCATCAATAAGGACAATCATAAAGTTGTTGTGTATGGGGAGAATATTAAGCTCACCCCAATTGAGTTTGATATTTTATATTTGCTGGCCAGCAATGCAGGAAAAGTATTTTCGACAGATGAAATCTTTGAAAAGGTGTGGAATGAGAAGGTCTATGAAGCGAACAACACCGTTATGGTTCACATTCGTCGACTTCGTGGAAAGATGAAGGAAGATGAGAGACAGGAAAAAATTATTACAACAGTATGGGGAGTAGGTTACAAAATTGAAAAATAG
- a CDS encoding response regulator transcription factor — protein sequence MSRLLIVEDEESIADLEKDYLELSGFEVDIENDGDAGLKAALHRDYNLIILDVMLPGKDGFEICKQVRKEKNTPIILVSAKKEDIDKIRGLGLGADDYITKPFSPSELVARVKAHMARYERLLGTATVPNEVIEIRGIKIDITARSVWVNGKEKNFTAKEFDLLVFLAKHPNRVFSKEDLFREIWDMESIGDIATVTVHIKKIREKIEINTAKPQYIETIWGVGYRFKV from the coding sequence ATGAGTAGGTTATTAATTGTAGAAGATGAAGAAAGTATTGCTGACCTAGAAAAAGATTATTTGGAACTTTCAGGTTTTGAGGTCGATATTGAAAATGATGGAGATGCAGGGCTAAAGGCAGCACTGCACAGAGATTACAATTTAATTATTCTTGATGTTATGCTCCCTGGAAAAGATGGATTTGAGATTTGTAAGCAGGTTCGAAAAGAAAAAAACACTCCGATTATTTTGGTGAGTGCAAAAAAGGAAGATATAGATAAAATTCGAGGACTTGGTCTTGGAGCAGATGACTACATCACAAAGCCATTTTCGCCGAGCGAATTGGTGGCTAGAGTCAAGGCACATATGGCAAGATATGAGCGACTTCTTGGAACAGCTACGGTGCCAAATGAGGTGATTGAAATTCGTGGAATTAAAATTGATATCACAGCAAGGTCCGTTTGGGTCAATGGCAAGGAGAAAAATTTTACTGCCAAGGAATTTGACCTATTGGTATTTTTGGCAAAACATCCCAATCGAGTATTCTCTAAAGAAGATCTCTTTCGGGAAATTTGGGATATGGAGTCGATTGGCGACATTGCTACAGTGACAGTTCATATCAAAAAGATCAGAGAAAAAATTGAAATCAATACGGCAAAACCACAGTATATTGAGACGATTTGGGGTGTGGGTTATCGATTTAAAGTTTAA
- a CDS encoding HAMP domain-containing histidine kinase: MKLKTRLFWGFIAIVLVPLLSFGIEMYLAGRTQAKEVLMTALAALACIAFFMLFWVLTSIIIPLEKLREATRKIKEGDLDFSLEAEAEDEIGELFLDFEEMRIRLKENQEEKMQADRDAKELISNISHDLKTPITAIKGYVEGIMDGVASSPERLDKYIKTIYNKANDMDRLIDELTFYSKIDTNKVPYHFSRIHIVDFFTDCAEEVGLDLESRNISFSFVNNVSPSTLVIADVEQLKRVINNIISNSVKYLGKKDGRVDIRLLDEGDFIRLEIEDNGIGIAKKDLPFIFDRFYRTDLSRNSSKGGSGIGLSIVKKIIEDHGGKIWAMSTEGEGTILIMILRKDLEGNE, translated from the coding sequence ATGAAATTAAAGACAAGGTTATTTTGGGGATTTATTGCAATTGTACTTGTGCCCCTGTTGAGCTTTGGGATAGAAATGTATCTTGCAGGAAGGACGCAGGCAAAGGAGGTCTTAATGACCGCCCTTGCTGCTCTTGCCTGCATTGCATTTTTTATGCTCTTTTGGGTGCTGACTTCGATTATTATTCCATTAGAAAAATTGAGGGAGGCAACAAGAAAAATCAAAGAGGGAGACCTTGATTTTTCTTTGGAAGCCGAAGCAGAAGATGAGATTGGGGAGTTATTTTTGGACTTTGAGGAAATGCGTATTCGCCTCAAGGAAAATCAAGAGGAGAAGATGCAGGCTGACCGAGATGCAAAGGAATTAATTAGCAATATCTCCCACGATTTAAAGACTCCGATTACAGCCATCAAAGGCTATGTCGAGGGAATTATGGATGGTGTGGCTTCTTCTCCAGAAAGATTAGACAAGTATATTAAGACGATTTATAATAAGGCTAATGATATGGATCGCTTGATTGATGAGTTGACATTTTATTCAAAGATTGATACAAACAAAGTGCCCTATCATTTTTCGAGAATTCACATTGTGGATTTTTTTACAGATTGTGCTGAGGAAGTAGGATTAGATCTAGAGTCAAGAAATATCTCTTTTTCTTTTGTCAACAATGTTTCCCCTTCTACGCTGGTTATTGCTGATGTTGAACAATTAAAGCGAGTGATCAACAATATTATTAGCAACAGTGTGAAGTATTTGGGGAAGAAGGATGGGCGTGTGGACATTCGTCTGTTGGATGAAGGAGATTTTATTCGCTTGGAGATTGAGGATAATGGAATAGGAATCGCAAAGAAGGATCTTCCCTTTATCTTTGACCGATTTTATCGAACGGATTTGTCAAGAAATTCTTCCAAAGGAGGTAGTGGAATTGGCCTGTCGATAGTGAAAAAAATTATTGAAGATCATGGCGGAAAAATTTGGGCGATGAGCACAGAGGGAGAGGGAACCATACTGATTATGATATTGAGAAAGGATCTGGAGGGAAATGAGTAG
- the metK gene encoding methionine adenosyltransferase, with the protein MKERRLFTSESVTEGHPDKMCDQISDAILDALLEKDPMSRVACETATTTGLVVVMGEITTNAYIDIQKIVRETVREIGYDRAKYGFDCDTCGVMVVIDEQSSDIAMGVDKALENRDQLEESDLDNGAGDQGLMFGYATNETPELMPYPIALAHKLARRLTQVRKDKTLPYLRPDGKTQVTVEYDENGKPVRLDAVVLSTQHEETVTQEQIHKDIKKYVFDEVLPKEMVDENTKFFINPTGRFVIGGPHGDSGLTGRKIIVDTYGGYARHGGGAFSGKDCTKVDRSAAYAARYVAKNIVAAGLADQCEIQLSYAIGVAHPTSISINTNGTGKLSDEKLVEIVRENFDLRPTGIIKMLDLRRPIYKQTAAYGHFGRDDLNLPWEQTDKVEVLKKYL; encoded by the coding sequence ATGAAGGAAAGAAGATTATTTACATCTGAATCAGTAACTGAAGGACATCCAGATAAAATGTGTGATCAGATATCAGATGCGATTTTGGATGCACTATTAGAAAAAGATCCGATGAGTAGAGTGGCCTGTGAGACAGCAACGACAACAGGGTTGGTTGTCGTTATGGGAGAGATCACAACCAATGCCTATATTGATATTCAAAAGATTGTTCGCGAAACAGTCAGAGAAATCGGCTATGACCGTGCAAAATATGGATTTGACTGCGATACCTGTGGAGTTATGGTTGTCATTGATGAGCAGTCATCAGATATTGCAATGGGCGTAGACAAGGCGTTGGAAAATCGAGATCAATTAGAGGAAAGTGATCTGGACAATGGGGCTGGAGATCAGGGCTTAATGTTTGGTTATGCGACAAATGAAACACCTGAGCTTATGCCTTATCCCATTGCACTTGCACACAAGTTGGCTCGTCGACTTACACAGGTGAGAAAGGATAAGACACTGCCTTATCTTCGTCCAGATGGAAAGACACAGGTTACAGTGGAGTACGATGAGAACGGAAAACCAGTGCGTCTAGATGCGGTTGTTTTGTCCACTCAACATGAAGAGACAGTGACACAGGAGCAAATTCACAAGGACATTAAGAAATATGTCTTTGATGAGGTTTTACCAAAAGAAATGGTGGATGAGAATACAAAGTTCTTTATCAATCCAACGGGAAGATTTGTGATTGGTGGACCACATGGAGATTCTGGCTTGACAGGAAGAAAGATCATTGTGGATACCTATGGCGGATATGCTCGTCATGGTGGTGGTGCTTTCTCTGGAAAGGATTGCACGAAGGTGGATCGCTCTGCTGCCTATGCAGCAAGATATGTTGCAAAGAATATTGTGGCAGCAGGACTTGCTGATCAGTGTGAGATTCAGCTTTCCTATGCAATTGGTGTGGCACATCCAACTTCCATCTCCATTAATACCAATGGTACAGGGAAGTTGAGTGATGAGAAATTGGTTGAAATTGTACGTGAAAACTTCGATCTTCGTCCAACAGGAATTATTAAGATGCTCGATTTGAGAAGACCAATTTACAAACAAACCGCAGCTTATGGACATTTTGGAAGAGATGATTTAAATCTTCCATGGGAGCAGACAGATAAGGTAGAGGTACTCAAGAAGTACTTGTAA
- a CDS encoding UDP-N-acetylglucosamine 1-carboxyvinyltransferase, with protein sequence MAQYIMKGGNPLAGDVSVSGAKNAALGILAAAVMTDEDVYIDNLPDVKDINVMLRAIDEIGAVVERISRNRVRINAGTLREVTVDDEFIRKIRASYYFIGALLGKYKSAEVPLPGGCDIGSRPIDQHLKGFRALNANVEIAGGKVVAKSEALIGSHIYFDVVSVGATINVMMTAALAEGRTILENAAKEPHIVDVANFLNSMGADIKGAGTDVIRINGVRRLHGTEYSIIPDQIEAGTFMCAAAITRGDITVRNLIPKHMEAISAKLIEMGCEVTEFDDAIRVVGKDRQRSTNIKTLPYPGFPTDMQPQMATALALATGTSMVVESIFENRFRYCDELARMGANIKVEGNVAVVTGVSGFTGANVNAPDLRAGAALVLAGLAAEGFTTVNEIKYIQRGYEHFEEKLRQLGAEISLVEDEREARKFTMRVS encoded by the coding sequence ATGGCTCAATATATAATGAAGGGTGGAAATCCACTCGCAGGAGATGTTAGCGTAAGCGGGGCAAAAAATGCTGCATTGGGAATTTTAGCAGCAGCAGTAATGACAGATGAAGATGTCTATATCGATAATCTTCCTGATGTCAAGGATATCAATGTAATGTTGAGAGCGATTGATGAGATTGGTGCGGTTGTGGAAAGGATTAGTCGCAACCGTGTCAGAATCAATGCAGGTACATTGAGAGAAGTTACCGTAGATGATGAGTTTATCCGAAAGATTAGGGCATCTTATTACTTCATTGGTGCATTGCTTGGAAAATATAAGAGTGCAGAGGTGCCTTTGCCAGGTGGATGTGATATCGGTTCCAGACCGATTGATCAGCACTTAAAGGGATTTCGTGCATTAAATGCCAATGTGGAAATTGCAGGAGGGAAGGTTGTTGCAAAGTCGGAGGCTTTGATAGGAAGTCATATCTACTTTGATGTAGTCTCTGTCGGGGCAACCATTAATGTGATGATGACGGCGGCTCTTGCTGAGGGCAGAACGATTTTAGAAAATGCAGCAAAAGAACCGCATATTGTAGATGTTGCCAATTTCCTAAATAGTATGGGGGCAGACATTAAAGGTGCAGGAACCGATGTGATTCGCATCAATGGCGTGAGAAGATTGCATGGTACAGAGTATTCTATTATTCCAGATCAAATTGAAGCGGGTACATTTATGTGTGCGGCAGCTATTACCAGAGGAGACATCACCGTAAGAAATTTGATTCCAAAACATATGGAAGCCATTAGTGCAAAGCTCATTGAAATGGGTTGTGAGGTGACAGAGTTTGACGATGCCATTCGTGTAGTAGGAAAGGACAGGCAAAGATCAACCAATATTAAAACCTTGCCGTATCCAGGCTTTCCGACGGATATGCAGCCACAGATGGCAACAGCACTTGCACTGGCAACAGGAACAAGTATGGTTGTGGAGAGTATTTTTGAGAATCGCTTCCGCTATTGTGATGAATTGGCTAGGATGGGAGCGAATATCAAAGTGGAAGGGAATGTGGCCGTTGTGACGGGGGTATCGGGCTTTACAGGAGCCAATGTCAATGCACCAGATCTTCGAGCAGGTGCAGCCCTTGTACTTGCAGGACTTGCCGCAGAGGGCTTTACAACAGTCAATGAAATTAAGTATATTCAAAGAGGCTATGAGCACTTTGAAGAGAAGTTGAGACAACTTGGTGCAGAGATTTCTCTTGTTGAAGATGAGAGGGAAGCACGCAAGTTTACAATGAGAGTTAGTTAA